One segment of Cottoperca gobio unplaced genomic scaffold, fCotGob3.1 fCotGob3_260arrow_ctg1, whole genome shotgun sequence DNA contains the following:
- the LOC115005132 gene encoding excitatory amino acid transporter 3-like codes for MSVRRNPWTFIRGVSPALLTAVLISSSSATLPLTIRCCEEKNNIDRRITRFMLPIGTNVNVDGTTLYEVVAAVFIVHLNSVHLDLSQMITVG; via the exons ATGAGCGTGAGGCGTAACCCCTGGACCTTCATCCGGGGGGTTTCCCCCGCCTTACTGACCGCGGTGCTCATCTCGTCCAG CTCGGCCACGCTGCCGCTCACCATCCGATGCTGCGAGGAGAAGAACAACATCGACCGCAGGATCACTCGCTTCATGCTGCCCATCGGGACCAACGTCAACGTGGACGGAACGACCCTCTACGAGGTGGTCGCAGCCGTTTTCATCGTCCATCTCAACAGCGTCCACCTGGATCTCAGCCAGATGATCACCGTCGGGTGA